In Mycobacterium gallinarum, a single window of DNA contains:
- a CDS encoding acyl-CoA dehydrogenase family protein has protein sequence MKRTIYDAEHEAFRDTVRGYIESELVPNTEKWEEDRIVDRSAYVAAGKHGLIGFNMPEEFGGGGTDDFRFNAIIDEEIAKAGVPAPALSLHNDVVGPYFKDLTNDEQKQRWLPGITSGETIIAVAMTEPGAGSDLAGIRTSAVRDGDDWIVNGSKTFISSGINSDLVVVVARTDPEAGHKGFSLLVVERGMEGFTRGRKLEKMGLHAQDTSELHFENVRVPGANLLGKEGRGFYHLMTNLPSERLSIAITAVAGARETWRQTLQYAKDRKAFGQPIGSFQHNRFLLAEMDTELEVTENYIDRCLQGVVDGELTAVEAAKAKWWATEVAKKIVDQCVQLHGGYGYMLEYRVARDYVDGRIQTIFGGTTEIMKEIIGRDLGL, from the coding sequence GTGAAGCGCACGATCTACGACGCCGAGCACGAAGCGTTCCGCGACACCGTCCGGGGTTACATCGAAAGCGAACTGGTCCCCAACACTGAGAAGTGGGAAGAGGACCGCATCGTCGACCGGTCGGCCTACGTGGCCGCGGGCAAGCACGGACTCATCGGATTCAACATGCCCGAAGAGTTCGGCGGCGGCGGCACCGACGATTTCAGGTTCAACGCGATCATCGACGAGGAGATCGCCAAGGCCGGCGTCCCCGCGCCCGCGCTGAGCCTGCACAACGACGTCGTCGGGCCGTATTTCAAGGACCTGACCAACGACGAGCAGAAGCAGCGTTGGCTGCCCGGAATCACGAGCGGCGAGACCATCATCGCCGTCGCGATGACCGAACCCGGTGCGGGCAGCGACCTGGCGGGCATCCGCACGTCGGCGGTGCGCGACGGTGACGACTGGATCGTCAACGGCTCCAAGACCTTCATCTCGTCGGGCATCAACAGCGACCTCGTCGTCGTCGTCGCCCGAACCGACCCCGAGGCCGGACACAAGGGCTTCTCGCTCCTCGTCGTCGAGCGCGGGATGGAGGGTTTCACGCGCGGCCGCAAGCTGGAGAAGATGGGCCTGCACGCGCAGGACACGTCCGAACTGCACTTCGAGAACGTCCGCGTTCCCGGCGCCAACCTGCTCGGCAAGGAAGGTCGTGGCTTCTACCACCTGATGACCAACCTGCCCTCGGAGCGGCTCTCGATCGCGATCACCGCCGTCGCGGGCGCCCGCGAAACCTGGCGGCAGACACTGCAATACGCCAAGGACCGCAAGGCGTTCGGCCAGCCGATCGGCAGTTTCCAGCACAACCGGTTCCTGCTCGCCGAGATGGACACCGAACTCGAGGTCACCGAAAACTACATCGACCGGTGTCTGCAGGGTGTCGTCGACGGAGAGCTGACCGCCGTCGAGGCGGCCAAGGCAAAGTGGTGGGCCACCGAGGTCGCCAAGAAGATCGTCGACCAGTGCGTGCAGTTGCACGGCGGCTACGGCTACATGCTGGAGTACCGCGTTGCGCGCGACTACGTCGACGGACGCATCCAGACGATCTTCGGTGGCACGACCGAGATCATGAAGGAGATCATCGGCCGCGACCTCGGCTTGTAG
- a CDS encoding crotonase/enoyl-CoA hydratase family protein — protein sequence MTTDVQAPAALTERRGNVLVITINRPEARNAVNSAVSIAVGDALQAAQDDPEVRAVVITGAGESFCAGADLKAISRRENIYHPDRAEWGFAGYVHHYIDKPTIAAVNGTALGGGSELALASDLVVAEDRAKFGLPEVKRGLIAAAGGVFRIVDHLPRKVAMELIFTGEPMTSADALKWGLINQVVPDGTAVDAAIALAERITCNAPLAVWASKRVAMGVDDGVITGDEAGWSRTMREMGTLIRSEDAKEGPLAFAEKRQPVWKAK from the coding sequence GTGACCACTGACGTCCAGGCCCCTGCCGCTCTCACCGAGCGGCGGGGCAACGTCCTCGTCATCACGATCAACCGGCCGGAGGCGCGCAACGCCGTCAACAGCGCGGTGAGCATCGCGGTGGGCGACGCCCTGCAGGCCGCGCAGGACGATCCCGAGGTTCGCGCCGTCGTCATCACCGGTGCAGGCGAATCCTTCTGCGCCGGAGCTGATCTCAAGGCGATATCGCGCCGGGAGAACATCTACCACCCCGACCGTGCCGAGTGGGGCTTCGCGGGATACGTGCATCACTACATCGACAAGCCGACCATCGCGGCCGTCAACGGCACCGCGCTCGGCGGCGGATCCGAGCTTGCCCTCGCCAGCGACCTCGTCGTCGCGGAAGACCGCGCAAAGTTCGGGCTGCCCGAAGTCAAGCGGGGCCTGATCGCTGCCGCGGGCGGTGTGTTCCGCATCGTCGACCACTTGCCGCGCAAGGTCGCGATGGAGCTGATCTTCACCGGCGAACCGATGACGTCGGCGGATGCGCTCAAGTGGGGACTCATCAATCAGGTCGTGCCCGACGGCACCGCCGTCGACGCGGCAATCGCTCTGGCCGAACGGATTACCTGCAACGCACCCCTAGCGGTGTGGGCCAGTAAGCGGGTCGCCATGGGCGTCGACGACGGCGTCATTACCGGCGACGAAGCAGGCTGGAGCAGGACCATGCGTGAGATGGGGACGCTCATTCGTTCCGAGGACGCAAAGGAAGGACCGCTGGCCTTCGCAGAGAAGCGCCAGCCGGTTTGGAAAGCCAAGTGA
- a CDS encoding thiolase family protein, translating into MAEAVIVEAVRSPVGKRNGGLSGVHAGELSAQVLNGLAERAGIDPGIVDDVIWGCVMQAGEQALDIARTAVLAAGWPESVPGVTVDRQCGSSQQSIHFAAAGVVAGHYDVVVAGGVESMSRTPMGASLANGGHPYPEAFRNRYSQTPNQGIGAEMIAEQWGFDRTAVDQYSLDSHEKAAAAQDAGAFDDQIVGIKDQDGNAVLKDEGIRRGTTIEKMAGLKPAFKEDGVIHAGNSSQISDGSAAILFMSAEKAKSLGLKPLAKVHTATLAGADPVIMLTAPIPATQKALKRSGLRLEDIGVFEVNEAFAPVPLAWLKDIGADEKKLNPNGGAIALGHPLGGSGARIMTTMLYHMRDKGIQYGLQTMCEGGGQANATIIELL; encoded by the coding sequence ATGGCTGAAGCCGTCATCGTCGAGGCTGTACGGTCCCCGGTCGGCAAGCGCAACGGCGGGTTGTCCGGTGTTCATGCCGGTGAACTGTCCGCGCAGGTGCTCAACGGTCTCGCCGAGCGCGCAGGCATCGATCCCGGCATCGTCGACGACGTCATCTGGGGTTGCGTCATGCAGGCCGGCGAGCAGGCGCTCGACATCGCGCGTACCGCGGTGCTGGCGGCGGGCTGGCCCGAGAGCGTGCCCGGCGTGACCGTCGACCGCCAGTGCGGGTCGAGCCAGCAGTCCATCCACTTCGCCGCAGCCGGTGTGGTCGCCGGACACTACGACGTCGTCGTCGCCGGCGGTGTGGAGTCGATGTCGCGTACCCCGATGGGCGCCTCGCTGGCCAACGGCGGGCATCCCTACCCGGAGGCCTTCCGCAACCGATACAGCCAGACTCCGAATCAGGGCATCGGCGCCGAGATGATCGCCGAGCAGTGGGGCTTCGACCGCACCGCAGTCGACCAGTACTCGCTGGACTCTCATGAGAAGGCCGCCGCCGCACAGGATGCCGGCGCATTCGACGACCAGATCGTCGGCATCAAGGACCAAGACGGCAATGCGGTGCTCAAGGACGAGGGCATCCGCCGTGGCACCACCATCGAGAAGATGGCGGGCCTGAAGCCGGCCTTCAAAGAGGACGGCGTCATCCACGCGGGCAACTCCAGCCAGATCTCCGACGGATCCGCGGCCATCCTGTTCATGTCCGCCGAGAAGGCGAAGTCCCTGGGCCTCAAGCCACTTGCGAAGGTGCACACCGCCACGCTGGCCGGCGCTGACCCGGTGATCATGCTGACCGCGCCGATTCCAGCCACGCAGAAGGCGCTGAAGCGCTCGGGCCTGCGGCTCGAGGACATCGGCGTTTTCGAGGTCAACGAGGCGTTCGCCCCGGTGCCGTTGGCATGGCTCAAGGACATCGGCGCCGACGAGAAGAAGCTCAACCCCAACGGCGGTGCCATCGCGCTGGGCCACCCGCTCGGCGGCTCGGGCGCGCGCATCATGACCACGATGCTCTATCACATGCGGGACAAGGGAATTCAGTACGGCCTGCAGACCATGTGTGAGGGTGGCGGCCAGGCCAACGCCACCATCATCGAGCTGCTGTGA
- a CDS encoding DUF3556 domain-containing protein — protein sequence MGFLKPDMPVVDFAEWSKGSRSEKIRPMAEHWAEVGFGTPVVMHLFYVVKILLYILGGWLFALATAGVDGFTNVAEWWTEPIVFQKVVLYTMLFEVVGLGCGFGPLNNRFFPPLGSILYWLRPNTIRLPPWPNRIPLTKGDARTPVDVVLYGALLVVLIIALFSDGTGPVPALGTTIGVLPMWQIWTILGLLAVAGLRDKVIFLAARGEVYASFTVAFLFVGYGVDMIIAAKLVCVAIWMGAATSKLNKHFPFVISTMMSNNPLVRTKWLKRRFFERFPDDLRPGPVSRFIAHFSTAVEMLVPLALLFSHGGWPTYIAAFIMLCFHFGILSAIPMGVPLEWNVFMMFCVITLFVGHAEVGLSDMTTPLPALLFLLLATIVVLGNLFPRKISFLPGMRYYAGNWDTTWWCIKPSANEKIERGLVAIASMPASQLEKVYGSPEQAMIYLYKGYAFRGFNSHGKALLTLVHHALAGRNQEEYVITEGERLCSTAVGWNFGDGHMHNEQLITAMQKRCNFEPGEVRVIILDAQPFHRQRQEYRLVDAATGEFERGYVNVADMVMGQPWSDDIPIHVTWQKDRTDAP from the coding sequence ATGGGATTTCTCAAGCCCGACATGCCCGTCGTCGACTTCGCCGAGTGGAGCAAGGGTTCACGCTCGGAGAAAATTCGGCCGATGGCCGAACACTGGGCCGAGGTGGGCTTCGGCACACCGGTCGTGATGCACCTGTTCTACGTCGTCAAGATCCTGCTCTACATCCTCGGGGGCTGGCTGTTCGCGCTCGCCACCGCGGGTGTGGACGGCTTCACCAACGTCGCCGAGTGGTGGACCGAACCGATCGTGTTCCAAAAGGTCGTGCTGTACACCATGCTGTTCGAGGTCGTCGGCCTCGGCTGCGGGTTCGGCCCGCTGAACAACCGGTTCTTCCCGCCGCTGGGATCGATCCTGTACTGGTTGCGGCCCAACACCATTCGGCTGCCACCGTGGCCGAACCGGATACCGCTGACCAAGGGTGACGCGCGTACGCCGGTCGACGTCGTGCTCTATGGCGCCTTGCTGGTGGTGCTCATCATCGCGTTGTTCTCCGACGGCACCGGACCGGTTCCGGCGCTTGGTACCACCATCGGGGTTTTGCCGATGTGGCAGATCTGGACCATTCTCGGCCTGTTGGCCGTGGCAGGTCTGCGCGACAAGGTCATCTTCCTGGCCGCGCGCGGCGAGGTGTACGCGTCCTTCACCGTGGCCTTCCTGTTCGTGGGCTACGGGGTCGACATGATCATCGCCGCCAAGCTGGTCTGTGTGGCGATCTGGATGGGCGCCGCCACGTCGAAACTGAACAAGCACTTCCCGTTCGTGATCTCGACGATGATGTCGAACAATCCGTTGGTCCGGACGAAGTGGCTGAAGCGCCGGTTTTTCGAGAGGTTCCCCGACGATCTGCGCCCCGGTCCGGTGTCGCGGTTCATCGCCCACTTCAGCACCGCGGTCGAGATGCTGGTCCCGTTGGCGCTCCTGTTCTCCCACGGCGGCTGGCCGACGTACATCGCCGCGTTCATCATGCTGTGCTTCCACTTCGGCATTCTCTCGGCGATCCCGATGGGCGTTCCGCTGGAGTGGAACGTCTTCATGATGTTCTGCGTCATAACGCTTTTCGTCGGCCATGCCGAGGTCGGTCTGTCCGATATGACGACGCCGCTGCCCGCCTTGCTCTTCCTGCTGCTGGCCACCATCGTGGTGCTCGGCAACCTGTTCCCGCGCAAGATCTCGTTCCTGCCGGGCATGCGGTACTACGCCGGAAACTGGGACACCACGTGGTGGTGCATCAAGCCGTCTGCCAACGAGAAGATCGAGCGCGGGCTCGTCGCCATCGCCAGCATGCCGGCCTCGCAGCTCGAGAAGGTCTACGGCAGCCCGGAGCAGGCGATGATCTACCTCTACAAGGGATATGCGTTCCGCGGCTTCAACTCTCACGGCAAGGCGCTACTGACGCTGGTCCACCACGCGCTCGCCGGCCGCAACCAGGAGGAGTACGTGATCACCGAGGGCGAGCGGCTCTGCAGCACGGCGGTCGGCTGGAATTTCGGCGACGGCCATATGCACAACGAGCAGCTGATCACCGCGATGCAGAAGCGGTGCAACTTCGAACCCGGCGAGGTGCGCGTCATCATCCTGGACGCGCAGCCGTTCCACCGGCAACGGCAGGAGTACCGATTGGTCGACGCGGCGACGGGGGAGTTCGAGCGTGGCTACGTCAACGTGGCCGACATGGTCATGGGTCAGCCGTGGAGCGACGACATCCCCATCCACGTGACGTGGCAGAAGGACCGCACTGACGCTCCGTGA
- a CDS encoding DoxX family protein yields the protein MTAYDSAADIGLLILRVVLGLTMAAHGYNKFFGKGGLKGTAGWFDSMGMKPGMFHARIAATTEMAAGIGLAVGLLTPIPAAGFVALMLVAAWTVHRPNGFFIVKEGWEYNLVLAASAVGIATIGAGKYSLDYVLFKSTALYDYLHGWWGLVIALGLGLAGGIGQLAIFYRPPAKADA from the coding sequence ATGACTGCTTACGACTCCGCTGCTGACATTGGCCTGTTGATCCTGCGAGTTGTGCTCGGTCTCACCATGGCCGCGCACGGCTACAACAAGTTCTTCGGCAAGGGCGGACTCAAGGGCACCGCCGGCTGGTTCGACAGCATGGGCATGAAGCCGGGGATGTTCCACGCCCGTATCGCCGCGACCACCGAGATGGCCGCCGGCATCGGCCTGGCTGTCGGCCTGCTGACACCGATCCCCGCCGCGGGCTTCGTCGCATTGATGCTGGTCGCCGCCTGGACCGTGCACCGGCCCAACGGCTTCTTCATCGTCAAGGAGGGCTGGGAGTACAACCTGGTCCTGGCGGCGTCGGCGGTCGGCATCGCGACGATCGGGGCGGGGAAGTACAGCCTCGACTACGTGCTGTTCAAGTCCACGGCGCTCTACGACTACCTGCACGGCTGGTGGGGTCTGGTCATCGCGCTCGGCCTCGGCCTGGCCGGTGGCATCGGGCAGCTCGCCATCTTCTACCGTCCGCCCGCCAAGGCCGACGCCTAA